One Malania oleifera isolate guangnan ecotype guangnan chromosome 10, ASM2987363v1, whole genome shotgun sequence genomic region harbors:
- the LOC131165710 gene encoding cytochrome P450 714C2-like, whose product MEMEVGKVILTVVVCGLVGLGLHLYHLLWLNPRLLRRNLRRQGIGGPSPSFLVGNIPDIKRLHLQANLKSSSSPPADSTHEKHHLAHDWPTRLFPYIQHWQKEYGLTFMYSVGNLHQLCITDPELLREMSTYSTSLDMGKPEYLKKERGPLLGEGIVSSSGQIWAHQRKIMAPEFFIDKVKGMVNLMADSTTSIIRSWASKIESAGGIANIRVDEDLRRLSADIISRASFGSNYPQGEKIFSKLRDLQIIMAKKNYGIPGLRYVPTASNREMWRLEKEINSSILKVVKDRSEGKSDEKDFLQIMIAAAKNCGNSSDGQSPDISLDKFIVDNCKTIYFAGHETTATTASWALVLLAAHQDWQARVRAEVLEICKDNLPDSDMLRSMKTLTMVIQETLRLYPPAAFIVRKAFQEIKCKDIQIPKGMILWIPIAALHHNADIWGPDVYEFKPERFANGTTAACKIPQAYMPFGWGSRICLGQHFAMVELKAILSLIISKFQFSLSPAYRHSPTFTLVVEPGHGVLLHMSKV is encoded by the exons ATGGAAATGGAAGTGGGTAAGGTGATACTGACAGTGGTGGTTTGTGGGTTAGTGGGTTTGGGGCTGCATCTGTACCATTTGCTGTGGCTGAACCCAAGGCTGCTGAGGAGGAACCTGAGGAGGCAGGGGATCGGAGGGCCTTCCCCTTCATTCCTGGTGGGCAATATCCCTGACATCAAGAGGCTCCATCTCCAAGCAAATCTCAAATCTTCATCATCACCACCTGCCGACAGTACACATGAAAAACATCATCTTGCTCATGACTGGCCGACCAGGCTCTTCCCATACATTCAGCACTGGCAAAAAGAATatg GCTTAACATTCATGTATTCAGTTGGAAACCTACATCAATTATGCATAACAGATCCAGAGCTGTTAAGGGAGATGAGCACATACAGCACATCTTTGGACATGGGGAAGCCAGAATATCTAAAAAAGGAACGAGGGCCTTTGCTTGGTGAGGGCATTGTATCTTCAAGTGGCCAAATTTGGGCTCATCAAAGGAAAATTATGGCCCCTGAGTTCTTCATCGATAAGGTTAAA GGCATGGTGAACCTAATGGCGGACTCTACAACCTCAATTATAAGATCTTGGGCAAGTAAAATCGAGAGTGCAGGTGGGATTGCGAACATTAGAGTTGATGAGGATTTGAGGCGCTTGTCTGCAGATATTATATCCAGAGCTAGTTTTGGAAGCAATTACCCCCAAGGAgaaaaaatattctcaaaactCAGAGATCTTCAAATAATCATGGCCAAAAAAAACTATGGGATTCCTGGTTTAAG ATATGTGCCCACCGCATCCAACAGAGAGATGTGGAGATTAGAGAAGGAAATCAACTCAAGTATACTAAAGGTGGTGAAAGATCGCAGTGAAGGTAAAAGTGATGAGAaggatttcttacaaattatgaTTGCAGCCGCTAAGAACTGTGGCAACTCATCTGATGGTCAGTCACCGGACATTAGCCTAGACAAGTTCATAGTAGACAATTGCAAGACCATATACTTTGCTGGCCATGAGACTACCGCAACCACAGCTTCATGGGCCTTGGTGTTATTAGCTGCTCATCAAGACTGGCAAGCTCGTGTTCGTGCTGAAGTTCTTGAAATATGCAAAGACAATCTTCCAGATTCTGATATGCTTCGAAGCATGAAAACA CTGACAATGGTGATTCAAGAGACGTTGCGTCTTTACCCACCAGCAGCATTCATTGTTAGAAAAGCCTTCCAAGAAATAAAGTGCAAAGATATTCAAATACCAAAGGGCATGATCTTGTGGATTCCAATAGCAGCACTGCACCATAATGCTGATATATGGGGACCTGATGTCTATGAATTTAAACCTGAGAGATTTGCCAATGGAACCACGGCAGCTTGCAAGATTCCACAGGCTTATATGCCATTTGGATGGGGTTCTCGCATATGCCTTGGCCAACACTTCGCTATGGTAGAATTGAAGGCAATTCTATCTCTCATTATATCCAAGTTTCAATTTTCGCTCTCCCCTGCATATCGCCACTCCCCCACATTTACACTGGTTGTGGAACCTGGGCATGGTGTTCTTCTCCATATGAGCAAAGTGTGA